TCACCCACATCGCTGCATCCTGCAGTGTCAGCCGCCTGAGCGCTACAATCTAGAACAGGTatgtgaaataattataaaacctCAAGTGAGTATTTGCATTTCTTTGACAAGTTGTGTTTCCAGAGCAAGCTTTCAGTAAACCAGGAATCTTTTAGGGCATACAGAATAATATctcattagggcccaagcactgaaagtgcagaggccctgttgttcttctaaggattattagggcccaagcactgaaattgtggaggccctattgttcttctaaggattgttattattagggcccaagcactgaaagtgcggagcatGTAAGACATAtaacggcctctgtagcacctccattttcacctacagtcaccaaaattggtacatatatagttctcatcaagctggacaactttcgtaattatagttattagctctgcCCAGCAGGAAGTcgaccattttggattttttgaatattccAGTGTCTGAgcttttaaatactcctaggggttacatgagactgtcaccacatttagacaatattatgccaagacactgaaaatgctaaactgtgaacagatttttaatatatcgaacagtgttgccatggcgaggcattaaattaatggcaaacaATGGGAAACACAAATTATATTtacctaaattgcttcaaaattgtttagaataatgtaaaatgccaaatgcacgtgttttccgaaagccaccgggtgtgtttgggcccgtcatcgctgcttgttgatctcaaaacttttggccacacAAGTGGCGTGATGCAATACAAAACATACCAtttataataccaaaaaaacctTGGCCAACCGACAGTGAGAAACAATAATGTGAAAGTAATTAACGTGTTGCTATCCATAAAAAGCTATTTAATTTGGTACTTTTATTAGGAGTGGCCAGTAACGGGTCGTTCACACAGGGCAAGTTCTTGTGTCCATCTGCACTGGTTTTATTTCGTGCTAGATGGACATCTAGAAGCGTCtcgttattgttttttttttattattgtttttgtggcATCTCACAAAATGAGTGCCACGttttaaaaacagttaaaaacagtTCAACCCTTACAAATGCATCTCAAGGCATCTGTGTTTTTGACCATTCCATTGTCCTCCACTTCTAAAATTAAAATTCCCCAACACTGTATAGGCTACTAGTATTTTAGTTTGCTGTAGACCTTTGTTAGGGTTGGAGCCATATTTAGGTTTTTGCAATTGAAAATAGGGCTGTGAGGTATAGTCATGCAATCCGTTCAATGGATTGTACAATCTAATTGTTCTAAATCACGTTTTACTACCCCAAaacatgttttctggagtttttttgtcaaCTGGATATCTTTTGGCATGACATTTTTATGGTTTTGTCAGTAACAGTAAAAATTATCTACAGTACATGTGGATGTTAAACAATACAACCCATTGAACAGACTCTACATCTACACAAGCCACTCCTGCTTcacttttgctcatattttcccaTTGTCTCCTAGAAGTTCTCCAGGAATCCCTTCCCCTTTGAGGATGAGGAGATAGTCCGAATCAACCCCCGAGAGCGCTGGCTGATCACAGGCTATGAAGACTACCGCTATGCTGCCGTGCCAGACAAGTTCATCCAGCCAGATGACTCGGACTTGTACGTTCACATCGCTAAGAACGAACCCCTAAAGCACGACTACAACTACCCCTACATGCCCAGCTCAGACTTCAGCCAGTGTGACCTCAAGAGCCACTGCGGGGCCAGCGAGGGCGTCGTGGTGGCCACCCAGCCACGCTCCTTCAAGCTCAAGGGCAAGCGAAGGAAAGAGGACGGTGAGCGATCGCGCTGCGTCTACTGCAGGGACATGTTCAACCACGAGGAGAACCGGCGCGGCCAGTGCCATGATGCCCCAGACCCCATTAGAACCTGCATCCACCGGGTCAGCTTTATGTGGTGCGCTGACAGCATGCTCTACCACTGCATGTCCGATCCGGAAGGTGACTACTCTGACCCATGCTCTTGCGACACCACTGAGGAACGTTTCTGCTTGCGCTGGACAGCTCTGCTGGGTCTGTCGGTGTTGGCACCCTGTTTGTGCTGCTACCCGCCGCTGCACCTGTGCCACCGCTGCGCCGTGGCCTGCGGCTGCTGTGGAGGAAAGCACAAGGCCGTTGTTTGAGCCCCTCCCCTGCCCTCCTCCCAAACAAATCCTAAACCCGCCCCTCACAACGCTAGCACTGAGGAGGGCAGGAGCGCAAGAAACAGACGTGGGTGGCTCATTCGAGATTTTACACagtaaaaaattaatttctttatcaGAATGTACTTGTTTCCAGTAGAAATATCtagacatccttaaaacaagaacacatttacttgagaatcaacactgcataagatgtaGACATAAGACTTGAGTTTATATTTCTTATcccatgtgcaatttatttgtcttgttttaaacataaatctaacaaaatgttataaaatgtattaaagtttATTCTCAAAACAAGAAAAGACAATTtcccaatggggtaagaaaacaaatcttaattcaagatcttaaaaaacaaaatcttattttcacaatttttacTGGAGGCTCAGATATTTTAGtggaacaagacaaaacactgattaagaaaataatttttgcagtgtactGTCTTTTACTTTGGTCTGTTCTGGTTCCAGAAAAGAAACTTGGTGCATTTAACTGGCTTGAAAAACTTTTccttcccttttgttttgtttttataaatatgaatgtgtgtgtgtgtgtgtgtgtgtgtgtgtgtgtgtgtgtgtgttcttttctCCCCCTTTTATGTTGGATGTTTCTCTCAGTTCCTCATGAAAGAAATTGCTCTTTTTGTCAGGTGGCTCTTGGAGCCTTCATGTCATGCATTACTTATGCAGgtactttatattttttacactGATTTTACTGTTTCAAGAACTTGAATCACTTGTTATTTTAAAGTTGCGTGTGTTTGATTTCAGCATCCAttgttttgattttgttgttCATTCACCGTGGCCAGCAAAGGGAGAAATGAGCTGTTTACTCTTCCAAAACAGGTCTATAGATGAGCCGGCATTTATATCCCAAGCCCTTTAACCATTCAGAACAATAACATTGAGTTTAGCTTGATACACTAAACCTGTAGTTGGGTGGACTGTAGGTTTGAATGACAGAGTTGATTTGTAGTGTGTTTGTGGGCGAGAGTGTGTGGATGCCTGCGTGTGTGTTGTAAATGATAACATTGTATCACAGCATAGTATTGTCATTATTATATTTAAGCCAAATTTACATAAGCTGCATTGAGAgtgtatgtacatactgtatactcatatgtatatgtttaaaatCGAATTATTGTAGTCACCTTCAGCAGCCACATCTGCGCTACAAGCAATGGACTTCTTCCTTGTAGTTGACTTGTTTTGATGTGAGGGTGACTTTTAAGTTCAAGCACACAGTATTTGATATCCAAAGAGGatttttgtcatatttatgtTCGCAGTCAATTGAATCACCAGccaaagggagaaaaaaatagagagaaatTGTTGGACCGTGGACAAAGAAGCACAGCAACCGAGCCCACACAGCTTACACGGCAAAAAAAAGAGTTTCTTAAACAGTTTTTTTG
The genomic region above belongs to Myxocyprinus asiaticus isolate MX2 ecotype Aquarium Trade chromosome 23, UBuf_Myxa_2, whole genome shotgun sequence and contains:
- the LOC127413937 gene encoding sprouty-related, EVH1 domain-containing protein 2 isoform X1, with amino-acid sequence MIEETHPNDDSYIVRVKAVVMTRDDSSGGWLAQEGGGLSRVGVCKVMPAELTGCSDFLIQGERLRDKQVILECFVRKDLIYTKATPTFHHWKVDNKKCGLTFQSPADARAFDRGVRKALEDITEGSTTSSSTLQNEAELGDDDVFTATTDSSSNSSQKKEHAAKLVATSTFYEPHPHRCILQCQPPERYNLEQKFSRNPFPFEDEEIVRINPRERWLITGYEDYRYAAVPDKFIQPDDSDLYVHIAKNEPLKHDYNYPYMPSSDFSQCDLKSHCGASEGVVVATQPRSFKLKGKRRKEDGERSRCVYCRDMFNHEENRRGQCHDAPDPIRTCIHRVSFMWCADSMLYHCMSDPEGDYSDPCSCDTTEERFCLRWTALLGLSVLAPCLCCYPPLHLCHRCAVACGCCGGKHKAVV